The following coding sequences lie in one Bordetella genomosp. 9 genomic window:
- the speB gene encoding agmatinase: MSLSATDTRAQALPRYSGIPTFMRVPHATRLEDFDIAIVGVPFDGGVTARPGARYGPREMRNMSSMTRAIHHVTGFNPFTACRVADVGDVPFTDVFHLENAHADIRRFLEPLYAAGKRTLVAGGDHSITFPIFQAMAPRPPLGMVHIDAHTDTWDDFVGSKFSHGSPFRRAVEAGLLDPRRTVQIGIRGAQNSDEGWRYSLDTGMRVIFIEEFDRMGVDAAIAEARRVVGEGPAYLSVDVDGLDPVYAPGTGTPEIGGLSTRETLALLRGLDGLDLRGADVVEVAPPYDPSGNTALLGATLMYECLCLLARAVAGRG, from the coding sequence ATGTCCCTATCTGCCACAGATACCCGCGCCCAGGCACTGCCCCGGTACAGCGGCATCCCGACCTTCATGCGCGTGCCCCATGCGACGCGGCTGGAGGATTTCGATATCGCCATCGTCGGCGTGCCGTTCGACGGCGGCGTGACGGCGCGCCCGGGCGCGCGCTATGGTCCGCGCGAAATGCGCAATATGTCGTCCATGACCAGGGCGATCCATCACGTGACCGGCTTCAATCCATTCACCGCCTGCCGCGTGGCCGATGTGGGCGACGTGCCCTTCACCGATGTGTTCCACCTGGAGAATGCGCACGCGGATATCCGGCGCTTCCTGGAGCCGCTGTACGCAGCCGGCAAGCGGACGCTGGTGGCGGGGGGCGATCACTCGATTACGTTTCCCATCTTCCAGGCGATGGCGCCGCGGCCGCCGCTGGGCATGGTGCATATCGACGCCCATACGGATACCTGGGACGACTTCGTCGGGTCCAAGTTCAGCCACGGCTCGCCCTTCCGGCGCGCCGTGGAAGCAGGCTTGCTCGATCCGCGCCGCACCGTGCAGATCGGCATTCGCGGCGCGCAGAACTCGGACGAAGGGTGGCGCTACTCGCTCGACACGGGTATGCGGGTGATATTCATCGAGGAGTTCGACCGGATGGGCGTGGACGCCGCCATCGCAGAGGCCCGCCGGGTGGTGGGGGAGGGGCCCGCGTATCTTTCCGTGGACGTGGACGGATTGGATCCGGTGTACGCCCCAGGGACGGGGACGCCGGAGATCGGCGGCCTATCGACGCGCGAGACGCTGGCCTTGCTGCGCGGACTGGACGGGCTGGACCTGCGCGGCGCCGACGTGGTGGAAGTGGCGCCGCCCTATGACCCCAGCGGCAATACCGCGCTGCTGGGGGCTACGCTGATGTACGAATGCTTGTGCCTGCTGGCGCGAGCCGTGGCCGGGCGGGGATAG
- a CDS encoding DUF1989 domain-containing protein, with amino-acid sequence MQTLSSTTQVPDNGEPVGLNNTHLEPISPDGRAEPGKVYEVPARHGRAVRLSKGQVIRIINTHGSQVCDTWAFKADDLSEFMSMEHARAMIDRIVPKVGDPLGSNRRRPIMTLIADTSPGVHDTLMAACDAYRYRNLGVEHYHDNCADNMRMALKAIGLRAREVPQPLNLWMNIPVGQDGGVQWLAPVSKAGDYVDLRAEMDCVVVMSACPQDIIPINDNRPVEVHFQVLAQA; translated from the coding sequence ATGCAAACGCTATCCAGCACCACGCAGGTCCCCGACAACGGCGAACCGGTCGGCCTGAACAATACCCATCTGGAGCCGATCTCGCCCGACGGGCGGGCGGAGCCGGGCAAGGTTTACGAGGTCCCGGCCCGGCATGGGCGCGCCGTCCGGCTGTCGAAGGGACAGGTCATCCGCATTATCAACACCCATGGCAGCCAGGTGTGCGACACCTGGGCCTTCAAGGCGGACGACCTGAGCGAATTCATGTCGATGGAACATGCGCGCGCGATGATCGACCGCATCGTTCCCAAGGTCGGCGACCCGCTGGGCAGCAACCGGCGCCGCCCCATCATGACGCTGATCGCAGACACCTCCCCCGGCGTGCACGACACCTTGATGGCGGCCTGCGACGCCTACCGCTACCGCAACCTGGGCGTCGAGCACTATCACGACAACTGCGCCGACAACATGCGCATGGCCCTGAAGGCGATCGGGCTGCGGGCGCGCGAGGTGCCGCAGCCCCTGAACCTGTGGATGAACATCCCGGTCGGCCAGGACGGCGGCGTGCAATGGCTGGCGCCGGTGTCCAAGGCTGGCGACTACGTCGATCTGCGGGCGGAGATGGATTGCGTGGTCGTTATGTCGGCCTGCCCGCAGGACATCATCCCGATCAACGACAACCGTCCGGTTGAAGTGCATTTCCAGGTGCTGGCGCAGGCATAG
- a CDS encoding transporter substrate-binding domain-containing protein: protein MLRSRLIMAVLAFAAAGAAHADLLDNIRQKKEIVIGTEAQFAPFEYLQDGKIVGYGPDLMNLIMSGLPGVKVKQLDVPFQGILPGLATRKFDFIVTSVTMTGERAAKFAFTVPIADATTALVKRKADTALAGAENIAGKTVGSQTGSAQLKALQAYSDKLKAAGKPAVNIREYVSFDEAYADLAAGRLDAVAQSLANLATLVKTRGDVYAVIDQPIGPKTYFGWVGRKEADSASLVKFFSDGIARAQQTGELQKLQMKWFGFTMSVPTDKVPTPEM from the coding sequence ATGCTGCGCAGTCGTTTGATCATGGCCGTACTGGCTTTCGCCGCGGCCGGTGCCGCGCACGCGGATCTGTTGGACAACATCCGGCAGAAGAAGGAAATCGTCATCGGGACCGAAGCGCAGTTCGCACCCTTCGAGTACCTGCAGGACGGCAAGATCGTCGGTTACGGGCCCGACTTGATGAACCTGATCATGAGCGGCCTGCCGGGCGTCAAGGTCAAACAGCTCGACGTGCCGTTCCAGGGCATCCTGCCGGGCCTGGCCACGCGCAAGTTCGACTTCATCGTGACCTCCGTCACCATGACGGGCGAGCGCGCCGCCAAGTTCGCCTTCACGGTGCCGATCGCGGACGCGACGACGGCCCTGGTCAAGCGCAAAGCCGACACCGCGCTGGCCGGCGCCGAGAACATCGCGGGCAAGACGGTGGGATCGCAGACCGGCTCGGCGCAATTGAAGGCCCTGCAGGCGTATTCGGACAAGCTGAAGGCTGCCGGCAAGCCGGCGGTGAACATCCGCGAGTACGTCAGTTTCGACGAGGCCTATGCCGACCTTGCCGCCGGCCGCCTGGACGCCGTGGCGCAATCGCTGGCCAACCTGGCCACGCTGGTGAAGACCCGGGGCGACGTCTATGCCGTGATCGACCAGCCGATCGGGCCCAAGACTTACTTCGGCTGGGTGGGCCGCAAGGAAGCCGATAGCGCAAGCCTGGTGAAGTTCTTCAGCGACGGCATCGCCCGCGCCCAGCAGACGGGCGAGCTGCAAAAGCTGCAGATGAAGTGGTTCGGGTTCACCATGAGCGTGCCCACCGACAAGGTTCCGACGCCCGAGATGTGA
- a CDS encoding mandelate racemase/muconate lactonizing enzyme family protein encodes MPIIESVSVCIARVPLDKPVTFSTRQVTAREYCLIRIRSTDGQEGLGYCYAVNSAGRLLAVAAADLLAPRLVGEDSLRVEGLWSELYQEALLLGRAGGVMRALSAIDIALWDLNARSAGLPLYRYLGATVRDRVSAYASGGYYLPGKTPDKLAAEMAGHVKEGFRAVKMKVGLESVAGERRRIAAVREAIGEDVRLMLDANNAWRDLPTALEYVRAFEPYQPFWIEEPFSPDDIDNHARLARATPLTVATGEVEAGRWRFKDLIVSGATTLLQTDATVCGGITEWRRIAATAASHGITVAPHAWHDVHVHLVACTPNATYVEWMPDDHIVNFRRLIDRQLVAEKGDLLLPREAGLGFLFDPAAIERYGVVYPGQSAAWQEVR; translated from the coding sequence ATGCCTATCATCGAGTCCGTTTCCGTCTGCATCGCCCGCGTCCCGCTGGACAAGCCGGTCACCTTTTCCACCCGCCAGGTTACGGCGCGCGAGTACTGCCTGATCCGCATCCGCTCCACGGACGGACAGGAGGGTCTGGGCTATTGCTACGCCGTCAATAGCGCGGGCCGCCTGCTCGCGGTGGCCGCCGCCGACCTGCTGGCGCCGCGCCTGGTGGGCGAGGATTCGCTGCGGGTGGAGGGCCTGTGGTCGGAGCTTTACCAGGAGGCGTTGCTGCTGGGCCGGGCCGGCGGCGTCATGCGTGCGCTGTCGGCCATCGACATCGCGCTGTGGGACCTGAACGCGCGCAGCGCCGGGCTGCCGCTGTATCGATATCTGGGCGCCACCGTGCGCGACCGCGTGTCGGCCTATGCCAGCGGCGGCTATTACCTGCCCGGAAAGACGCCCGACAAGCTGGCCGCCGAGATGGCGGGGCATGTCAAGGAAGGCTTTCGCGCGGTGAAAATGAAGGTAGGTCTGGAAAGCGTTGCCGGCGAGCGGCGCCGCATCGCCGCGGTTCGCGAAGCCATTGGCGAAGACGTGCGCCTGATGCTGGACGCCAACAACGCCTGGCGGGACCTGCCCACGGCATTGGAGTACGTGCGCGCCTTCGAACCCTATCAGCCCTTCTGGATCGAAGAACCCTTTTCCCCTGACGATATCGACAACCACGCCCGCCTGGCGCGCGCCACCCCGTTGACTGTGGCCACCGGCGAAGTCGAGGCGGGCCGCTGGCGCTTCAAGGACCTGATCGTGAGCGGCGCTACAACGCTGCTGCAAACCGACGCGACGGTATGCGGCGGCATCACGGAATGGCGGCGCATCGCGGCCACGGCCGCGAGTCATGGCATAACCGTGGCGCCGCACGCATGGCACGACGTCCATGTCCACTTGGTGGCCTGCACGCCCAACGCCACCTACGTGGAGTGGATGCCCGACGACCACATCGTCAACTTCCGCCGCCTGATCGACCGTCAACTGGTCGCGGAGAAGGGCGATCTGCTGCTGCCTCGCGAGGCAGGCTTGGGGTTCCTGTTCGACCCCGCTGCAATCGAACGCTACGGCGTGGTGTATCCGGGGCAGTCGGCTGCCTGGCAGGAGGTTCGCTGA
- a CDS encoding cupin domain-containing protein, with protein MATPTPVPSMPERGLAALGPRVKHARMVRNMTLKALAQAAGCSESLLSRIERGQAMPSLATLHRLARALETNVAELTAADAPPASPVTRAADRPVLAFSPARGRKGGVKLERVIVPMRGQLLQADIHVLEPLAESLEQIAHAGEEMGYVIEGRFELRLGADTHHLEAGDSFYFSSDVPHSYRNPGKTVTRVLWVNTPTTF; from the coding sequence ATGGCTACCCCCACACCCGTTCCGTCGATGCCGGAGCGCGGGCTCGCCGCGCTGGGTCCACGCGTCAAGCACGCCCGCATGGTGCGCAACATGACGCTGAAGGCGCTGGCGCAGGCCGCCGGGTGCTCGGAAAGCCTGCTCTCCCGCATCGAACGCGGCCAGGCCATGCCGTCCCTGGCCACGCTGCATCGGCTGGCGCGCGCGCTGGAAACCAACGTGGCGGAGCTCACCGCCGCCGACGCGCCGCCGGCCTCGCCCGTCACGCGCGCGGCGGACCGCCCGGTGCTGGCCTTCAGCCCCGCGCGCGGCCGCAAGGGCGGCGTCAAGCTGGAACGGGTCATCGTCCCGATGCGCGGCCAGCTGCTGCAAGCCGACATTCACGTGCTGGAGCCGCTGGCCGAAAGCCTGGAGCAGATCGCGCATGCCGGCGAGGAGATGGGCTATGTCATCGAAGGCCGCTTCGAGCTGCGGCTGGGCGCGGACACCCACCATCTGGAAGCCGGCGATTCGTTCTATTTTTCCAGCGACGTTCCGCACAGCTATCGCAACCCGGGCAAGACGGTGACGCGTGTGCTGTGGGTGAACACGCCCACGACTTTCTGA
- a CDS encoding amino acid ABC transporter ATP-binding protein, translating to MTDTIHTGAALPMISMRGVGKTFGSHRVLAGIDLDIARGEVVTLIGPSGSGKTTLLRCMNFLDAYDEGEVHIRGALLGYRRDASGRLVRDSDRAVAEVRAPLAMVFQHFNLWPHMTVLANVMAPLTLARAKPAVQARQIAMEALDRVGLAGKAGVLPASLSGGQQQRVGIARALAVSPEAMLLDEPTSALDPELVDEVLAVIQSLSRDGMTMVMVTHEMSFAAEVSDRIVFMEQGRILATGSAQDIIRRPSHPRIKAFLQPWIRRSLALPEGGADASA from the coding sequence ATGACCGACACCATCCATACCGGCGCCGCGCTGCCGATGATTTCGATGCGCGGCGTCGGCAAGACCTTCGGCAGCCATCGCGTGCTGGCCGGCATCGACCTGGACATCGCGCGCGGCGAAGTGGTGACCTTGATCGGACCTTCCGGCTCCGGCAAAACCACGCTTCTGCGCTGCATGAATTTCCTGGACGCCTACGACGAGGGCGAAGTCCATATCCGCGGCGCGTTGCTGGGCTATCGGCGCGACGCCAGCGGCCGCCTGGTGCGCGACAGCGACCGCGCGGTTGCGGAAGTGCGCGCGCCGCTGGCGATGGTGTTCCAGCATTTCAACCTATGGCCGCACATGACTGTGCTGGCCAACGTCATGGCGCCGCTGACGCTGGCGCGCGCGAAACCGGCCGTCCAGGCGCGGCAGATCGCCATGGAGGCGCTGGACCGCGTCGGGCTGGCCGGCAAGGCCGGCGTGCTGCCTGCGAGCCTGAGCGGCGGCCAGCAGCAGCGCGTGGGCATTGCCCGCGCCCTGGCCGTATCGCCGGAAGCGATGCTGCTCGATGAGCCGACGTCCGCCCTGGATCCGGAGCTGGTGGACGAGGTGCTGGCGGTCATCCAGTCGCTGTCGCGCGACGGCATGACGATGGTAATGGTCACGCACGAAATGAGCTTCGCCGCGGAAGTGTCCGACCGCATCGTCTTCATGGAACAGGGGCGCATCCTGGCCACCGGCTCTGCCCAGGACATCATCCGCCGGCCCTCGCATCCGCGCATCAAGGCCTTTTTGCAACCCTGGATACGGCGCAGCCTGGCGTTGCCCGAGGGAGGCGCCGATGCAAGCGCTTGA
- a CDS encoding amino acid ABC transporter permease — protein sequence MNDATLFERLAAYAPVLGNGAVMTVLVAAVAIAGGFLLGAALLGLTLTGSRRSPLRLAVVAYVSFFRGTPMLVQLLMLFYLPSALGVDLPPLFAAMLAMSLNSAAFQCEILRGGLAAVARGQLEAGAVFGLTPRQVFRHIQLPQMARAVWPAVVSEAIDVIKNSAIVSVIAVADLARAARQIVASNYRPLEVYAATGLMYLALTAAVFLLGTWLARRMAGSRHASRVVVRRNAIRKS from the coding sequence ATGAACGACGCCACCTTGTTCGAGCGCCTGGCCGCCTACGCGCCCGTCCTGGGCAACGGCGCCGTCATGACCGTGCTGGTCGCGGCGGTAGCCATTGCCGGCGGCTTCCTGCTGGGGGCCGCGCTGTTGGGCCTGACGCTGACGGGCAGCCGGCGCAGCCCGCTGCGGCTCGCGGTGGTCGCCTACGTCAGCTTCTTTCGCGGCACGCCCATGCTGGTGCAGTTGCTGATGCTGTTCTACCTGCCCAGCGCGCTCGGCGTGGACCTGCCGCCCCTGTTCGCCGCCATGCTGGCGATGTCGCTGAACTCGGCGGCGTTTCAGTGCGAGATCCTGCGCGGCGGTCTGGCGGCGGTCGCACGCGGCCAACTCGAGGCCGGCGCGGTGTTCGGGCTGACGCCGCGCCAGGTGTTCCGCCATATCCAGTTGCCGCAAATGGCTCGCGCCGTGTGGCCCGCGGTGGTGTCGGAAGCCATCGACGTCATCAAGAACTCCGCCATCGTATCGGTGATCGCGGTGGCGGACCTGGCGCGCGCGGCGCGGCAGATCGTGGCGTCGAACTACCGTCCGCTGGAGGTCTATGCCGCCACGGGACTGATGTACCTGGCGCTGACTGCGGCGGTATTCCTGCTCGGAACCTGGCTGGCGCGTCGCATGGCCGGCAGCCGCCATGCCAGCCGTGTCGTCGTCCGGCGCAACGCCATCCGGAAGTCATGA
- a CDS encoding Bug family tripartite tricarboxylate transporter substrate binding protein: MKRIATALAGACLTAALGIFAGPATADDYPARPVRLIVGMAPGGSNDTVARLVAAELSKRWPQPMIVENKPGANSTIATSELKRATPDGYTLMLVISSHVTNTLLYPNLNYTLADFAPVSLIADTPFVLVANPKFAPNNARDLISMAKARQGGIDFGTPGQGSTQHIALELFDQMAGIRMNHIPYKGGAPAQTDVIAGQIPLIFATPTQSLPFIKQHKLKALGVTSKERLPQLPDVPTLDQSGVPGYEANVWFGIIAPAGTPPQRVDYLNKQISGVIQSPEIKAKLNELGLNLLDQPPAQFQQLIDSEKAKWARVISQSNIKFD; the protein is encoded by the coding sequence ATGAAACGCATCGCAACGGCGTTGGCCGGCGCCTGCCTGACGGCCGCGCTCGGCATTTTCGCGGGGCCCGCCACGGCCGACGACTATCCCGCCAGACCGGTCCGCCTGATCGTCGGCATGGCGCCGGGCGGATCGAACGACACGGTGGCGCGCCTGGTGGCGGCCGAGCTGTCCAAGCGTTGGCCCCAGCCCATGATCGTGGAGAACAAGCCGGGCGCGAACAGCACCATCGCCACCAGTGAACTGAAGCGGGCCACCCCGGACGGCTACACGCTGATGCTGGTGATTTCCTCGCACGTCACTAACACGCTGCTCTATCCGAATCTGAATTACACGCTGGCCGATTTCGCGCCCGTGTCCCTGATCGCCGACACGCCGTTCGTGCTCGTCGCCAATCCGAAATTCGCGCCCAATAATGCGCGCGACCTGATCTCGATGGCGAAGGCGCGCCAGGGCGGTATCGATTTCGGCACGCCGGGGCAGGGCTCGACGCAGCATATCGCGCTGGAACTGTTCGACCAGATGGCCGGCATCAGGATGAACCACATCCCCTACAAGGGCGGCGCGCCGGCGCAGACCGACGTCATCGCCGGCCAGATTCCCCTGATCTTCGCGACGCCCACGCAAAGTTTGCCTTTCATCAAGCAGCACAAACTCAAGGCCCTGGGCGTGACGTCGAAGGAACGGTTGCCGCAACTGCCCGACGTACCCACCCTGGACCAGTCCGGCGTGCCCGGCTATGAGGCCAATGTGTGGTTCGGCATCATCGCGCCGGCCGGCACGCCGCCGCAGCGGGTGGATTACCTGAACAAGCAGATTTCCGGCGTGATCCAGAGCCCCGAAATCAAGGCCAAGCTGAACGAGCTCGGCCTGAACCTGCTGGACCAGCCGCCCGCCCAATTCCAGCAGCTGATCGACAGCGAAAAAGCCAAATGGGCGCGCGTCATCAGCCAGAGCAATATCAAGTTCGATTGA
- a CDS encoding haloacid dehalogenase type II, translated as MSDSTAIQALLFDVFGTVVDWRTSVAAQLRPFLARHNIGADPYDLAHAWRRKYQPALDEIRGGRRPFVRLDVLHRENLESALADVGVDPASIPAGELDELNLVWHRLDPWPDSVPGLRRLKQRFIIAPLSNGNIRLMTDVAKRAGLPWDAILGAEVVQAYKPSHEVYQRTADVLGMRPQEICMVAAHNGDLAAARQCGFRTAFVLRATEYGPNQKTNLRAEQDWDWVVDDLETLATRLGCPA; from the coding sequence ATGTCCGACAGCACGGCAATCCAGGCGCTTTTGTTCGACGTATTTGGCACGGTGGTGGATTGGCGCACCAGCGTCGCCGCCCAGCTGCGGCCCTTTCTTGCGCGCCATAACATCGGCGCGGACCCTTACGACCTTGCCCATGCCTGGCGCAGGAAGTATCAGCCGGCGCTCGACGAGATCCGCGGCGGGCGCCGGCCCTTCGTACGCCTGGACGTGCTGCATCGTGAAAACCTGGAAAGCGCCCTGGCCGACGTCGGCGTGGACCCCGCATCGATTCCCGCCGGGGAACTCGATGAATTGAACCTGGTCTGGCACCGCCTGGACCCCTGGCCCGATTCCGTGCCGGGCCTGCGCCGGCTGAAGCAGCGCTTCATCATCGCGCCGCTTTCCAACGGCAATATTCGCCTGATGACCGATGTCGCCAAGCGCGCCGGCCTGCCGTGGGACGCGATCCTGGGGGCCGAAGTCGTCCAGGCGTACAAGCCATCGCACGAGGTCTACCAGCGCACCGCGGACGTCCTCGGCATGCGGCCGCAGGAAATCTGCATGGTGGCCGCCCACAACGGCGACCTGGCCGCGGCGCGTCAATGCGGCTTCAGGACGGCTTTCGTATTGCGGGCGACGGAATACGGCCCCAATCAAAAAACCAATCTGCGCGCCGAGCAGGACTGGGATTGGGTGGTGGACGATCTGGAAACCCTGGCCACGCGGCTGGGTTGCCCGGCCTGA
- the secF gene encoding protein translocase subunit SecF has protein sequence MEFFRIHRTIPFMRHALVLNIISAVTFLAAVFFIVTRGFHLSIEFTGGTVMEVSYAQTAQLDSVRGAVSKLGYADFQVQNFGTSRDVLIRLPLAEGQTSSEQSDAVLKALKAEDPSVELRRVEYVGPQVGQELVHNGLMALLFVVLGIVVYLGIRFEWKFALAGVVANLHDVVIILGFFAFFQWEFSLSVLAGVLAVLGYSVNESVVIMDRIRENFRKQRKAPVQEVINSAITQTISRTIITHGSTQMMVLSMLFFGGPTLHYFAMALTIGIWFGIYSSVFVAAALAMWFGVKREDLVKPAKKDGPEVA, from the coding sequence ATGGAATTTTTCCGTATCCACCGCACCATCCCGTTCATGCGTCACGCGCTGGTGCTGAACATCATCAGCGCCGTGACCTTCCTGGCGGCTGTGTTCTTCATCGTCACGCGCGGCTTTCACCTGTCCATCGAGTTCACGGGCGGCACGGTGATGGAGGTCAGCTACGCGCAGACGGCGCAGCTGGATTCGGTGCGCGGCGCGGTCTCCAAGCTGGGCTACGCCGACTTCCAGGTGCAGAACTTCGGCACCTCGCGCGACGTGCTGATCCGGCTGCCGCTGGCCGAAGGCCAGACGTCTTCCGAACAGAGCGACGCGGTGCTGAAAGCCTTGAAGGCCGAAGACCCCTCGGTGGAGCTGCGCCGGGTGGAATACGTCGGTCCGCAGGTCGGGCAGGAACTGGTGCACAACGGCCTGATGGCGCTGCTCTTCGTGGTGCTGGGCATCGTCGTCTATCTGGGCATCCGCTTCGAGTGGAAGTTCGCCCTGGCCGGCGTGGTCGCCAACCTGCACGACGTGGTGATCATCCTGGGCTTCTTCGCCTTCTTCCAGTGGGAATTCTCGCTGTCGGTGCTGGCGGGGGTGCTGGCGGTGCTGGGCTACTCGGTGAACGAATCCGTGGTCATCATGGACCGGATCCGCGAGAACTTCCGCAAGCAGCGCAAGGCCCCGGTGCAGGAAGTGATCAACAGCGCGATCACGCAGACGATTTCCCGAACCATCATCACGCACGGCTCCACGCAGATGATGGTGCTGTCCATGCTGTTCTTCGGCGGCCCCACCCTGCACTATTTCGCGATGGCGCTGACCATCGGGATCTGGTTCGGTATTTATTCTTCGGTATTCGTGGCCGCCGCGCTGGCGATGTGGTTCGGCGTGAAGCGCGAGGACCTGGTGAAACCAGCGAAGAAGGACGGCCCGGAAGTAGCCTAG
- a CDS encoding amino acid ABC transporter permease has protein sequence MMDFHLLLSLLPEFAPGLLHTVGLVAAALAGGLLTGFIAHVLRETGLRPFIWCYWAYTVMWRGVPFLIHLFIVYFGLPSAGISLDPYAAAALTLSIYSGAYFAEIFRACWEAIPRGQVEAALVMGLDRGQVFRRIQLPQAMRAALPLIAHQTILLVKESALASVITYPELTLTASRIVSAQFVYIEPYVALAACYWLLALAIGRLAGLLARRLA, from the coding sequence ATGATGGATTTTCATTTGCTGCTATCGCTGCTGCCGGAATTCGCTCCCGGCCTGCTGCACACGGTAGGTCTGGTTGCCGCCGCTTTGGCGGGCGGCCTGCTCACCGGCTTCATCGCGCATGTGCTGCGCGAGACCGGCTTGCGGCCGTTCATCTGGTGCTACTGGGCGTACACGGTGATGTGGCGCGGCGTCCCGTTCCTGATCCACCTGTTCATCGTCTACTTCGGCCTGCCCAGCGCCGGGATCTCGCTGGACCCCTACGCCGCCGCAGCCCTTACCTTGTCGATCTACAGCGGCGCCTACTTCGCCGAAATCTTCCGCGCCTGCTGGGAAGCGATTCCGCGCGGACAGGTGGAGGCGGCGCTGGTCATGGGCTTGGATCGCGGGCAGGTCTTCCGCCGGATCCAGCTTCCTCAGGCCATGAGGGCGGCGCTTCCGCTGATCGCGCACCAGACGATCCTGCTGGTAAAGGAATCCGCCCTGGCCTCGGTGATCACCTATCCCGAACTCACGCTGACCGCGTCCCGCATCGTCTCGGCGCAGTTCGTCTACATCGAACCCTATGTGGCGCTCGCCGCCTGCTATTGGCTGCTGGCGCTGGCGATCGGCCGCCTGGCGGGCTTGCTGGCGCGCCGCCTGGCGTGA
- a CDS encoding M20 family metallo-hydrolase, producing MQALDNARDRVAGAVDDARLQARLEGLAQFGAVQPGQPRGGVARQALTEQERLARRWLAAEFAGRPGYAVGIDAAANVYVRRQGSDAGAPPVMTGSHVDTQPLGGWLDGAYGVAAGLEVFAALDAAGVHTRRAIETVMWTNEEGSRFAPGLMGSLSYVCPDRLAEFQDARDAQGVPFGQACAEARADFAAAAREAGWQWFDTPLARPLHAYIEAHIEQGPILEARGLQVGCVTAIQGVRWFRVTVPGRSAHAGTTPASARDDAQAKAIALAHALLEYGRAQDDEALRLTIGRWQCRPDSINTIADQVVFTVDTRHPDARVLDALQARLQALLPPGATMDTLQNKPTVTFDGGLTALARQACRALRLTHQDMLSGAFHDAMPLAGFCPTAMLFAPSIAGISHHPEEHTAIEDLAACTRALAWCLTDLAGQTDAPPANASFTSTR from the coding sequence ATGCAAGCGCTTGATAACGCGCGGGACCGCGTGGCCGGCGCCGTCGATGACGCCCGCCTGCAGGCAAGGTTGGAGGGGCTGGCCCAATTCGGCGCGGTCCAGCCGGGGCAGCCGCGTGGCGGCGTGGCGCGGCAGGCGTTGACTGAGCAGGAACGGCTTGCGCGCCGCTGGCTGGCTGCCGAGTTCGCCGGCCGCCCCGGCTATGCGGTCGGTATCGATGCCGCGGCCAACGTGTACGTCCGGCGCCAGGGCAGCGACGCCGGCGCGCCGCCCGTCATGACGGGCAGCCACGTCGATACCCAGCCGCTGGGAGGATGGCTGGACGGCGCCTATGGCGTGGCCGCGGGCCTGGAAGTATTCGCCGCACTGGATGCGGCGGGCGTGCACACGCGCCGCGCCATCGAAACGGTGATGTGGACCAACGAGGAAGGCTCGCGCTTCGCGCCCGGGCTGATGGGCTCGCTGTCCTATGTCTGCCCCGATCGCCTGGCGGAATTCCAAGACGCGCGCGATGCGCAAGGCGTGCCGTTCGGACAGGCCTGCGCCGAGGCCCGTGCGGACTTCGCCGCCGCCGCGCGCGAAGCGGGCTGGCAGTGGTTCGACACGCCGCTGGCGCGGCCGTTGCACGCCTATATCGAGGCGCATATCGAACAGGGGCCGATCCTGGAAGCGCGCGGGCTGCAGGTGGGCTGCGTCACCGCCATACAAGGAGTGCGCTGGTTCCGCGTGACGGTGCCCGGCCGCAGCGCCCACGCCGGCACCACGCCGGCATCGGCGCGCGACGACGCGCAGGCCAAGGCGATCGCGCTGGCCCACGCCCTGCTCGAATACGGCCGCGCCCAGGACGACGAAGCGCTGCGCCTGACCATCGGCCGCTGGCAGTGCAGGCCGGACTCCATCAACACGATCGCCGACCAGGTGGTCTTTACCGTCGATACGCGGCACCCGGACGCGCGGGTGCTGGACGCGCTGCAGGCGCGGCTGCAGGCTTTGCTGCCCCCGGGCGCCACGATGGATACCTTGCAGAACAAGCCCACCGTCACGTTCGACGGGGGCCTGACGGCGCTGGCGCGGCAAGCGTGCCGCGCGCTCCGGCTGACCCACCAGGACATGCTATCGGGCGCCTTTCACGATGCGATGCCGCTGGCCGGTTTCTGTCCGACGGCAATGCTGTTCGCCCCGAGCATCGCGGGGATCAGCCATCACCCCGAAGAACACACCGCCATCGAGGACCTCGCCGCGTGCACCCGCGCGCTGGCGTGGTGCCTGACCGATCTCGCGGGGCAGACCGATGCCCCGCCCGCAAACGCTTCGTTCACCTCCACCCGCTAG